In Listeria monocytogenes, the following proteins share a genomic window:
- a CDS encoding thioredoxin family protein translates to MKKILLLLTLITVILTLGACGDNKKETEEKANQTEKESASFLTTISTKDFKQKMADKTTGFVYVGRPTCEDCQAFQPILKKELKKRQPDQKMAYYNTDKASEKSRDDMIALLEKMDIDSVPTMVYLKDGKVAATYAATDEPAKLTNWMNKVSGEVSE, encoded by the coding sequence ATGAAAAAAATACTATTACTATTAACATTAATTACCGTAATCCTTACACTTGGAGCATGCGGCGATAATAAAAAAGAAACGGAAGAGAAAGCAAATCAAACAGAAAAAGAAAGCGCCTCTTTTCTAACAACCATTTCCACCAAAGATTTTAAGCAAAAAATGGCCGATAAAACAACTGGCTTTGTTTATGTTGGACGTCCGACCTGTGAAGATTGCCAAGCATTTCAGCCTATTTTAAAGAAAGAACTTAAAAAAAGACAACCAGACCAAAAAATGGCTTATTATAACACAGATAAAGCCTCCGAAAAGAGTCGCGATGATATGATTGCTCTTTTAGAAAAAATGGACATCGATTCTGTCCCAACGATGGTTTATTTAAAAGATGGAAAAGTAGCAGCAACCTATGCAGCCACGGATGAACCGGCGAAATTAACGAATTGGATGAATAAAGTAAGTGGAGAGGTTTCAGAGTAG
- the mgsA gene encoding methylglyoxal synthase, whose translation MHIALIAHDEKKDLMVGFATAYKHLLEPHQLYATGTTGLRIIEATGLTVHRFKSGPLGGDQQIGARISENKMDLVIFLRDPLTAQPHEPDVTALIRLCDVYEIPLATNIGTAEILIRGLGAGFLDWRDLRRNDE comes from the coding sequence ATGCATATCGCATTAATCGCGCACGATGAAAAGAAAGATTTGATGGTTGGATTTGCAACTGCATATAAACATTTGCTCGAACCGCATCAATTATATGCAACCGGGACGACAGGTTTACGCATTATCGAAGCAACTGGCTTAACGGTACATCGTTTTAAATCAGGCCCGCTTGGTGGCGATCAACAAATTGGTGCGCGTATTTCAGAAAATAAAATGGACTTAGTTATTTTCTTGCGGGATCCGCTCACTGCGCAGCCTCACGAACCAGATGTGACGGCGCTTATTCGATTATGCGATGTTTACGAAATTCCTTTAGCGACAAATATTGGCACAGCAGAAATTTTAATTCGTGGTTTAGGAGCTGGTTTCCTAGATTGGCGAGACTTAAGACGGAATGATGAATAA
- a CDS encoding YitT family protein has product MLKTLRTKNICFIMLGTAIYAFGLVNFNIANNLGEGGLAGVTLFLLHFFQIDPAYSNLILNIPLFILGWRVLGNRSLIYTGIGTVSLSLFLWIFQRIPYTLDLHSDLLLVALFAGGFSGIGLGLVFRYGGTTGGSDIIAKLLNHTKGISMGRTLFAIDAIVLVASLSYLDVRQVMYTLVAVFIGSRVIDFVQEGAYAARGALIISKDNDAIASHVMLAMNRGVTVLEGRGGFSKKDQDVLYIVVAKNEIIQLKNIVQAIDPHAFVSVSVVHDVMGEGFTLDENKNPIY; this is encoded by the coding sequence ATGCTAAAAACATTACGCACAAAAAATATTTGCTTTATTATGCTTGGTACGGCAATTTATGCATTTGGATTAGTAAATTTTAATATCGCGAATAACCTTGGTGAAGGCGGTTTAGCTGGAGTAACCTTATTCCTTCTTCACTTCTTCCAAATTGATCCAGCGTACTCTAACTTAATTTTAAATATACCTTTGTTTATATTAGGTTGGCGAGTTCTAGGCAATCGTTCCCTCATTTATACGGGTATCGGAACGGTGAGTTTGTCCTTATTTTTATGGATTTTCCAGCGAATACCTTATACGCTAGATTTACATAGCGATTTACTTTTAGTCGCCCTTTTTGCTGGTGGCTTTAGTGGTATTGGGCTTGGCCTCGTGTTTCGCTACGGTGGGACGACTGGTGGTAGTGATATTATCGCCAAACTGCTTAATCACACAAAAGGAATAAGCATGGGACGTACGCTGTTTGCTATTGATGCGATTGTTCTAGTTGCCTCGCTCTCCTATTTAGATGTGCGTCAAGTTATGTATACGCTCGTCGCTGTATTCATCGGTTCTCGTGTAATTGATTTTGTTCAAGAAGGAGCTTATGCGGCTCGCGGTGCGCTCATTATTTCTAAAGATAATGACGCGATTGCTTCCCATGTGATGCTCGCGATGAATCGTGGTGTGACAGTGTTGGAAGGTCGCGGTGGCTTCTCTAAAAAAGACCAAGACGTCCTTTATATTGTCGTTGCGAAAAATGAAATTATTCAATTAAAAAATATTGTTCAAGCAATTGACCCACATGCCTTTGTTTCCGTCAGTGTCGTTCATGATGTGATGGGAGAAGGTTTCACACTCGATGAAAACAAGAATCCTATCTACTAA
- a CDS encoding CCA tRNA nucleotidyltransferase, whose protein sequence is MNDVFLKALPVLQKLTTAGFEAYFVGGSVRDYLLNRTISDVDIATSAFPEEVKEIFQTSYDTGIAHGTVTVRENNEFYEVTTFRTEGTYEDFRRPSEVTFIRSLEEDLKRRDFTMNAIAMDEHFALHDPFSGQLAIQNKEIKAVGKASERFHEDALRMMRAVRFLSQLDFELDKETEKALESQIELLQHTSVERMTVEWIKMMKGKAAKRAIELLLKVKMETYLPGLKDEKPALSEFASWDWEKRTTEESIWLGLVVAVKPNNVNAFLKAWKLPNKTIQLVNKAYQDALKMKETWLTDELYHAGKAVFSLVNELNVIRGQENNQHKLSQAYEALPIHSKKDLAITGADLLKWSGESAGPWVKETLDKVECGVLSNEINNEKIQIKRWLGYHEE, encoded by the coding sequence ATGAATGACGTGTTTCTAAAAGCGCTTCCTGTATTGCAAAAATTAACTACAGCCGGATTTGAAGCGTATTTTGTTGGCGGATCTGTCAGAGATTACTTGCTAAATAGAACAATTTCCGATGTGGATATTGCAACTAGTGCTTTCCCAGAAGAAGTAAAAGAGATTTTTCAGACAAGTTATGACACTGGGATTGCGCATGGGACTGTTACAGTTAGAGAAAATAATGAATTTTATGAAGTGACCACTTTTCGAACAGAAGGAACGTATGAAGATTTCAGGCGCCCAAGCGAAGTAACCTTTATTCGCTCCCTAGAAGAGGATTTAAAACGTCGCGATTTTACGATGAACGCCATTGCGATGGATGAGCATTTTGCGCTACACGACCCGTTTTCTGGGCAATTAGCGATTCAAAATAAAGAAATCAAAGCAGTTGGTAAAGCCTCTGAACGTTTTCATGAAGATGCGCTTAGAATGATGCGAGCAGTCCGCTTCCTGAGTCAACTTGACTTTGAGCTTGATAAAGAAACCGAAAAAGCTTTAGAAAGCCAAATAGAGTTGTTACAGCATACTTCCGTTGAACGAATGACTGTTGAATGGATAAAAATGATGAAAGGCAAAGCAGCGAAACGTGCGATAGAACTACTTTTAAAAGTCAAGATGGAAACTTATTTACCAGGCTTAAAAGACGAGAAACCAGCACTAAGCGAGTTTGCTAGTTGGGACTGGGAAAAACGGACAACCGAAGAATCGATTTGGCTTGGACTTGTTGTTGCTGTCAAACCTAACAATGTTAACGCATTTCTAAAAGCGTGGAAATTACCAAATAAAACAATTCAACTTGTGAATAAAGCATATCAAGATGCGTTGAAAATGAAAGAGACATGGCTAACAGATGAACTTTATCATGCTGGCAAGGCAGTTTTCTCCTTAGTAAATGAACTAAATGTTATTCGAGGGCAAGAAAATAACCAACATAAACTAAGTCAAGCTTACGAGGCGTTACCAATTCACTCCAAAAAAGACTTAGCTATTACTGGAGCTGATTTATTAAAATGGTCTGGAGAAAGCGCAGGTCCATGGGTAAAAGAGACGCTTGACAAAGTAGAATGTGGCGTCCTTTCCAATGAAATAAACAATGAAAAAATTCAGATTAAAAGGTGGCTAGGCTATCATGAAGAATAA
- a CDS encoding GGDEF domain-containing protein has translation MPNILDSLWNSMALFLSALFFHGMALRSIREKKPAWFQIKFSNEIINYALGIYYGLLGVYFIIRGLPGTDSGIYTDMLLNILIVLHLFSSAGPATIALLLIVAGKLFLGDALFANLIYVFLIIGFHFVCMEVAKLRLSSVQKVVLVKLSAIPLMLFYLHQKIHLLYTINDLPVWILYFLVSFFITFIIVSAAYYIDTSNKLIYDLQQSTILDPLTGLTNFRHFEKAFEAAFNHATLKKSNLSVIIIDIDYFKRVNDTYGHLVGNGVLSTFSQMLLKISFPPNTVISRIGGEEFAIILPNINVSETEHLAEKIRRKVEKIDVPIVASGSVITISAGIANYDGRNYSNPNELLNAADQALYNAKRNGRNQVHIRETEPVV, from the coding sequence ATGCCAAATATTCTTGATTCATTATGGAACAGCATGGCGCTTTTTTTATCAGCGCTTTTTTTTCACGGAATGGCACTGCGATCTATTAGAGAAAAAAAGCCTGCTTGGTTCCAAATTAAATTTTCTAATGAAATTATTAATTATGCACTGGGCATTTACTACGGCCTTCTAGGTGTTTATTTTATTATCCGCGGATTACCCGGCACAGATTCTGGGATTTATACAGATATGCTACTTAATATTTTAATCGTCCTGCATTTATTTTCTTCGGCAGGTCCTGCTACTATCGCGCTATTACTAATTGTCGCAGGAAAACTTTTTCTCGGTGATGCGCTGTTTGCCAATTTGATTTACGTGTTTTTAATTATCGGTTTTCACTTTGTATGCATGGAAGTCGCTAAACTTCGACTTAGTTCCGTTCAAAAAGTCGTTTTAGTCAAACTTAGTGCGATTCCCCTTATGCTATTTTATTTACATCAAAAAATACATTTATTGTATACCATAAATGACTTACCTGTTTGGATACTCTATTTTTTGGTTTCTTTTTTTATTACTTTTATTATTGTTTCAGCGGCTTATTATATCGATACATCGAATAAGCTAATTTATGATTTGCAGCAATCCACCATCCTTGACCCGCTAACAGGTTTGACGAATTTCCGTCATTTTGAAAAGGCGTTCGAAGCAGCATTTAACCATGCTACGTTAAAAAAATCGAATTTAAGTGTGATTATTATTGATATTGATTATTTTAAACGGGTAAATGATACATATGGCCATTTAGTCGGAAATGGGGTTTTATCTACTTTCAGTCAAATGCTTTTAAAAATCAGCTTCCCGCCAAACACAGTGATATCAAGGATTGGCGGCGAGGAATTCGCCATTATTTTGCCGAATATTAATGTCAGTGAAACAGAGCATTTAGCGGAGAAAATCCGACGTAAAGTCGAAAAAATTGATGTTCCGATTGTTGCTTCTGGCTCCGTTATTACTATTTCTGCTGGTATTGCAAATTATGACGGCAGAAATTATTCAAATCCGAACGAGCTACTAAATGCAGCCGATCAAGCGCTATATAATGCGAAACGAAATGGACGAAACCAAGTGCATATTCGCGAAACAGAACCAGTTGTTTAA
- a CDS encoding nucleotide pyrophosphohydrolase: MAKTMAEIQKEVDDFIGGFEEGYFSPLAMMARITEETGELAREINHYYGEKPKKTSEPTKTVAEELGDCLFVLTCMANSLDIDMEKAHDTVMAKFKERDKDRWTKKEEKAK; this comes from the coding sequence ATGGCGAAAACAATGGCAGAAATACAAAAAGAAGTGGATGATTTCATTGGTGGATTCGAGGAAGGTTACTTTTCCCCACTAGCGATGATGGCGCGAATTACTGAAGAAACGGGAGAATTAGCCAGAGAAATCAATCATTACTACGGTGAAAAGCCGAAGAAAACAAGTGAACCAACCAAGACTGTGGCAGAGGAATTAGGCGATTGTCTTTTTGTACTGACGTGTATGGCCAACTCACTTGATATTGATATGGAAAAAGCACACGATACGGTCATGGCAAAATTTAAAGAACGAGATAAAGATCGTTGGACAAAAAAGGAGGAAAAAGCAAAATGA
- a CDS encoding GGDEF domain-containing protein, which yields MFELVNSYIDSLALFLAILFIQGMSFRKIRQYRPNWFQNGGRRLFLSILLGVYYGLAGIYFIYEGAYENNPVIYTNMRILILMVTSVFGGRIPLIFAYLVMLFGRISFDIASPVTSRYVILMTLIFAACLLVTFWKKQRFSRFVALIILNFPAILYYFVNNFDEGRILQGFEIIEYFLLFFVTALLVFYACNYIDKSNLVIQNLTETAMTDSLTNLPNMRFFTQQFGWIFAKSLKKKKSLSLFIIDIDHFKEINDFHGHQAGNTVLAQFSSILKNRTFPPRTMFARIGGEEFAVLLQNVGTEQAALIADFFREEVERAKFPYNPASGKVTVSIGVASASSHFSTTESLFEAADQALYQAKQSGRNQIAVHQGELE from the coding sequence TTGTTCGAACTAGTTAATTCATACATAGATAGTTTAGCGCTCTTTCTCGCTATCCTTTTTATCCAAGGGATGTCTTTTCGAAAAATAAGACAATATCGCCCAAATTGGTTTCAAAATGGTGGTAGACGGCTATTTCTTTCCATCCTACTAGGCGTCTACTATGGTTTAGCAGGTATTTATTTTATTTATGAAGGTGCTTACGAAAATAATCCCGTTATTTACACGAATATGCGGATTTTGATTTTGATGGTAACAAGTGTTTTCGGTGGCCGCATTCCACTCATTTTCGCCTATTTAGTAATGCTTTTTGGGCGGATTAGTTTTGATATTGCTTCTCCTGTTACTAGTCGCTATGTTATTTTGATGACACTCATTTTTGCCGCGTGCTTACTTGTTACTTTTTGGAAAAAACAACGCTTTTCGAGATTTGTTGCTTTAATCATTTTAAACTTCCCAGCGATTCTTTATTATTTCGTGAATAATTTTGATGAGGGACGAATCCTGCAAGGTTTTGAGATTATCGAGTATTTCCTGCTATTCTTTGTAACCGCCTTACTGGTATTTTACGCCTGCAATTACATTGATAAAAGTAATCTCGTTATCCAAAATTTGACGGAAACTGCGATGACGGATAGTTTAACTAATTTACCAAACATGCGCTTTTTCACCCAACAGTTTGGTTGGATTTTTGCGAAATCGCTGAAAAAGAAAAAATCATTATCTCTTTTCATCATTGATATTGATCATTTTAAAGAAATAAACGATTTTCATGGTCATCAAGCTGGCAATACCGTTCTTGCTCAGTTTAGTAGCATTCTTAAAAATCGCACCTTCCCACCAAGAACCATGTTTGCACGAATTGGTGGAGAAGAATTTGCTGTTTTACTTCAAAACGTTGGTACAGAGCAAGCTGCTTTAATTGCTGATTTTTTCCGTGAAGAAGTGGAACGAGCGAAGTTTCCTTATAATCCCGCAAGTGGCAAAGTAACCGTTTCTATCGGGGTGGCTTCTGCTAGTTCTCATTTTTCAACAACGGAATCACTTTTCGAAGCCGCTGACCAAGCCCTGTATCAAGCCAAACAAAGCGGACGCAACCAAATTGCTGTTCACCAGGGGGAACTCGAATGA
- a CDS encoding biotin--[acetyl-CoA-carboxylase] ligase: MKNNREKLLALFTESDGTYLSGQEIADSLGCSRTAVWKQMEALRKEGFEIEAVRNRGYRLSATAEQYTKDALLLGLETKFIGQHLEIHESVSSTQIIAHQQIESSPEGTVIVADEQTAGKGRLLRPWSSKKGEGIWMSVILKPQIPIQKVPQFTFIASLAITEAIENITKLEPKIKWPNDIYIGKRKICGVLTEMQAEAETIHAVIIGMGINVNQQEFPEEIKDKASSLKLELGESISRKALLQEILTSLEKYYELFLDKGFAPIKLLWETKAIPFGEKLTASTTKGKIHGQVKGISDEGVLLLQDALGEVHSIYSADILLDNEK; the protein is encoded by the coding sequence ATGAAGAATAATCGAGAAAAATTGCTTGCTTTATTTACAGAAAGTGATGGCACTTATTTATCGGGGCAAGAAATCGCGGATAGCCTAGGATGCTCGCGCACTGCCGTTTGGAAGCAAATGGAAGCTCTCCGTAAAGAAGGATTTGAAATCGAAGCAGTCAGAAACCGTGGTTACCGTTTGTCAGCAACAGCAGAACAGTACACGAAAGATGCACTACTACTCGGTTTAGAAACCAAATTTATCGGTCAGCATTTGGAAATCCATGAATCGGTTAGCTCTACACAAATCATTGCCCATCAGCAAATCGAATCTAGCCCTGAAGGAACCGTTATCGTAGCCGATGAGCAAACAGCTGGAAAAGGTCGCTTGCTTCGCCCTTGGAGTTCCAAAAAAGGGGAAGGTATTTGGATGAGTGTAATTTTAAAACCACAAATCCCTATTCAAAAAGTACCGCAGTTCACGTTTATCGCCTCACTCGCAATCACAGAAGCGATTGAAAATATCACAAAGCTCGAACCGAAAATTAAATGGCCGAATGATATTTACATTGGTAAACGAAAAATCTGTGGTGTTTTAACGGAAATGCAAGCGGAGGCAGAAACGATTCACGCAGTAATTATCGGTATGGGAATCAATGTAAATCAACAGGAATTCCCAGAAGAAATCAAAGACAAAGCAAGTTCTCTGAAACTGGAATTAGGCGAGAGCATCTCAAGAAAAGCCTTACTACAAGAAATTCTTACCTCCTTAGAAAAATATTATGAGCTTTTTCTAGATAAAGGATTCGCACCGATAAAATTACTTTGGGAAACAAAAGCAATCCCATTTGGCGAAAAATTAACTGCTAGCACAACAAAAGGTAAAATTCATGGGCAAGTAAAAGGAATTTCTGATGAAGGTGTACTCTTACTCCAAGACGCACTCGGTGAAGTACATTCCATCTATTCCGCAGATATTTTGCTAGATAATGAAAAATAA
- the dapB gene encoding 4-hydroxy-tetrahydrodipicolinate reductase, whose product MRVAVSGFKGRMGHEVVKTVLREADLELVAVLDHEPKEKNINEIVEFSSLDVPVFGNLSEMLEEIKPDCVVDFTTPKVGYSNTKTILEHGVRAVVGTTGFTPEQISELRSIAESKKIGALIAPNFAVGAVLMMQFAQKAAKYFPNVEIIELHHDNKLDAPSGTAVKTAEMMAETREFVKQGAADEVELIEGARGSEYEGMRIHSVRLPGLVAHQEVIFGAEGQGLTIRHDSYDRISFMSGVALSVRKTKELETLIYGLENILD is encoded by the coding sequence ATGAGAGTAGCAGTATCTGGATTTAAAGGAAGAATGGGACACGAGGTTGTCAAAACTGTTTTAAGAGAAGCAGATTTAGAGTTAGTAGCCGTGCTTGACCATGAACCAAAAGAAAAAAATATAAATGAAATAGTGGAATTTAGCTCGTTAGATGTACCTGTTTTTGGTAATTTAAGCGAGATGTTAGAAGAAATAAAACCGGATTGTGTCGTTGATTTTACGACCCCTAAAGTAGGGTATAGTAACACGAAAACGATTTTAGAACATGGCGTACGTGCGGTCGTTGGTACAACAGGTTTTACACCAGAACAAATTAGTGAACTAAGATCAATTGCAGAATCGAAAAAAATCGGTGCTTTAATTGCGCCAAACTTTGCTGTAGGTGCTGTTTTAATGATGCAATTTGCACAAAAAGCAGCTAAATATTTCCCGAACGTCGAAATTATTGAGTTGCATCATGACAATAAATTAGACGCGCCAAGTGGTACGGCTGTTAAAACTGCGGAAATGATGGCAGAAACGCGTGAATTCGTTAAACAAGGTGCTGCAGATGAAGTAGAACTTATTGAAGGAGCTAGAGGCTCAGAATATGAAGGTATGCGAATTCATAGTGTGCGTTTACCAGGACTTGTAGCACATCAAGAAGTGATTTTTGGAGCAGAGGGACAAGGATTAACAATTCGCCATGACTCTTATGACCGAATTTCCTTTATGTCTGGCGTGGCACTTTCTGTACGTAAAACTAAAGAACTTGAAACACTTATTTATGGCTTAGAAAATATTTTAGACTAA
- a CDS encoding FAD-binding oxidoreductase, which yields MQKIVIIGGGIVGASAAYLLSKENVQVTLIDSDEPGQATHAAAGIICPWLSKRRNKYWYELAKNSAAFYKELAGTLEGDTGRNSGYKQVGVLALRKTEEKVTELFDLANERRLDAEVMDEIAKLSEEETKQKFPLVKPGFGSVYVSGAARVNGGLFCETLLYAAKENGVKIKSGRAHFSTDGKVRVDGENEHYDKLIIAAGAWLKELLDEASFHTEVLAQKGQLLELDFSEFQTDEWPVILPPSAKSIVPFDNGKIIVGATHEKAAGFDTEPTAEGKAEILTEVSQFMEGDLASKVAHVAVGTRPYTPDFAPLIGQLPGFESVFLANGLGASGLTTGPYVGKLLADLALGNTVDLALENYEPSKYISR from the coding sequence ATGCAAAAAATAGTGATTATCGGCGGGGGAATTGTTGGAGCTAGTGCCGCCTATTTATTGTCAAAAGAAAACGTGCAAGTAACGCTAATTGATTCAGATGAACCGGGACAAGCAACGCATGCTGCAGCCGGAATAATTTGCCCGTGGCTTTCTAAAAGGCGAAACAAATATTGGTATGAGCTTGCAAAAAATAGTGCCGCCTTTTATAAGGAATTGGCGGGAACGCTCGAAGGAGATACTGGGCGGAATTCAGGCTATAAACAAGTCGGTGTGCTCGCACTTCGAAAGACAGAAGAAAAAGTAACAGAACTGTTTGATCTTGCGAATGAACGCCGCCTCGATGCGGAAGTTATGGATGAAATTGCAAAGTTGTCAGAAGAGGAAACAAAGCAAAAATTTCCGTTAGTTAAACCGGGATTTGGCTCGGTCTATGTAAGCGGAGCAGCACGAGTGAACGGTGGTTTATTTTGTGAAACGCTACTTTATGCCGCAAAAGAAAATGGGGTAAAAATCAAGTCGGGGCGAGCGCATTTTTCTACTGACGGAAAAGTTCGTGTTGACGGGGAAAATGAACATTACGACAAATTAATCATTGCAGCAGGCGCATGGTTAAAAGAATTGCTAGACGAGGCGAGTTTTCATACAGAAGTTTTAGCGCAAAAAGGGCAATTGCTGGAACTTGATTTTAGCGAATTTCAAACGGATGAATGGCCAGTAATTTTACCACCGAGCGCGAAATCAATTGTCCCTTTTGATAATGGGAAAATTATCGTCGGTGCAACGCATGAAAAAGCTGCTGGCTTCGATACGGAACCAACAGCAGAAGGTAAGGCGGAAATACTAACAGAAGTCAGCCAGTTTATGGAAGGGGATTTAGCGAGTAAAGTGGCCCATGTGGCGGTCGGAACTAGACCATACACGCCTGATTTTGCGCCACTTATTGGTCAACTTCCTGGATTTGAGTCAGTCTTTTTAGCGAATGGTCTTGGTGCTTCTGGTTTAACTACCGGGCCTTATGTTGGCAAACTTTTAGCGGATTTAGCACTTGGAAACACCGTCGATTTGGCTTTAGAAAACTATGAGCCAAGTAAATATATTAGTAGATAG